One Idiomarina loihiensis L2TR genomic window carries:
- a CDS encoding TolC family protein produces MKYLYFVAAFCLGALVPVATAATTDLKLKEALQKTIKNNPELLEYDYKIRAAGALIEQAEFSANPRVSAEIENFAGSGRLEGISNSQLTVSFSQLIELGDKRQLRVKAATEKEKAQRAEFEYRQIEVLAETTQRFYDILKLQQVAHTSERQIQRTERLIKVAQERVEAGAVPKSEVIRIKLQLERQYAFSDELNGKLKKQQAELASMWAGELNFTRVSGDFTFPLSLPEKANVLSAVNRAPEYLRLLDSEQLLQAQARALAADSKSDITVGVGARYNNEFDDVGLIVQASMPLQFTDPNVGRIKQSRLLHQSILAQQKQVRQQLKSLALSLVHSLQTHQSYLQKINQRLMPLSEQLLAQTQQGYARGTHSLLQVLDAQTELAKLEYEKISRQHAIYSDIIELERMTGQPFLGVQQ; encoded by the coding sequence ATGAAGTATTTATACTTCGTGGCAGCCTTTTGCTTAGGTGCGCTAGTGCCTGTGGCGACGGCTGCGACGACAGATTTAAAGCTGAAAGAAGCGTTACAAAAAACGATCAAGAATAACCCTGAGTTACTGGAGTATGATTATAAAATACGAGCTGCAGGAGCACTGATAGAGCAGGCTGAGTTTTCAGCGAACCCAAGGGTATCTGCGGAAATAGAAAACTTTGCCGGCTCAGGACGGCTAGAAGGTATCAGTAACTCACAATTGACCGTATCCTTTTCTCAGCTCATAGAGTTAGGGGACAAACGGCAGTTACGAGTTAAAGCTGCAACCGAAAAAGAGAAAGCTCAGCGAGCAGAGTTTGAGTATCGTCAAATTGAGGTTTTGGCAGAAACCACACAGCGTTTCTATGACATTTTAAAACTTCAGCAAGTCGCGCATACCAGCGAGCGTCAAATTCAGCGAACTGAGCGACTGATAAAAGTGGCACAGGAGCGTGTAGAAGCTGGCGCGGTGCCTAAATCCGAGGTTATTCGCATTAAATTACAGTTAGAGCGCCAATACGCTTTCTCTGACGAGTTGAACGGTAAACTGAAAAAGCAACAAGCTGAACTGGCTTCAATGTGGGCAGGCGAGCTCAATTTTACGCGCGTCTCTGGAGACTTTACTTTTCCGCTAAGCCTCCCGGAAAAAGCCAACGTGTTATCGGCTGTTAATCGGGCGCCGGAGTATTTGCGTTTACTGGACTCTGAGCAACTTCTACAAGCGCAAGCCAGAGCGTTAGCAGCGGACTCAAAGTCGGATATTACCGTTGGTGTCGGGGCTCGCTACAATAATGAGTTCGATGATGTAGGTTTAATCGTCCAGGCATCGATGCCATTGCAGTTCACTGACCCTAACGTCGGTCGCATAAAACAAAGCCGATTACTGCATCAGTCTATCCTGGCGCAGCAAAAACAGGTTCGGCAGCAACTAAAATCACTGGCTTTATCGCTAGTGCACAGTTTGCAAACTCACCAAAGTTATCTGCAAAAGATAAACCAGCGACTGATGCCGCTATCTGAACAGTTACTCGCACAAACTCAACAGGGTTACGCACGCGGAACGCACTCTTTGTTGCAAGTGTTAGACGCGCAAACAGAGTTAGCAAAACTCGAGTATGAAAAAATCTCCCGTCAACATGCGATTTACAGCGACATCATCGAATTAGAGCGCATGACCGGACAGCCGTTTTTAGGAGTACAACAATGA
- a CDS encoding efflux RND transporter periplasmic adaptor subunit, whose protein sequence is MSVKPLYAAIALALSFSVMAQDEHGHDEKEDTHKEKGKHEQGEHKESAGVELSSKQLSMADITTRTLQTQVIEYPVYAPGEVVANDFNSYIVSPRIDSTVLKRFVSIGDHVEKGEPLATLFSATMAEAQSQYLVTLNEWQRVQSLGESTVGEKRFVEAKNAFTSAQAQLKAFGMSASDIKRLSKPDYPIGEYQLTSEIGGIVVSDNFKQGQPVNAGNHLVEVLQEETLWVNARLPGSADLNVQFGDPVTVSVDNQRFAAKVIQEGHTIDHKTRTRTVRLAVNNEKDQLHPGLFADVYFSVKSDGPVLAVKDSALMRASDGDWQIFIEHEPGKFEPKKVELVDEKGPWKVIRGVKEGTEYVDNGAFFVRSQIAKGGFDPHNH, encoded by the coding sequence ATGTCAGTAAAACCTTTATACGCAGCAATAGCACTTGCGCTGAGCTTTTCGGTTATGGCGCAGGATGAACACGGACACGACGAAAAAGAAGATACCCACAAGGAAAAAGGCAAACACGAGCAAGGTGAACATAAGGAAAGTGCAGGCGTGGAGCTATCCAGCAAGCAGCTGTCCATGGCGGATATCACCACGCGAACCTTGCAAACTCAAGTTATTGAATACCCGGTTTATGCTCCGGGCGAGGTGGTTGCTAACGACTTTAATAGCTATATCGTGAGTCCGCGCATCGATTCGACCGTTCTCAAACGTTTTGTCAGTATTGGCGACCACGTCGAAAAAGGTGAACCACTAGCCACCCTCTTCAGCGCCACCATGGCGGAGGCGCAAAGTCAGTATTTGGTCACACTTAACGAATGGCAACGCGTGCAGTCACTCGGTGAGTCAACGGTTGGTGAAAAACGCTTTGTTGAAGCGAAAAACGCCTTTACCTCAGCGCAAGCGCAACTCAAAGCATTTGGTATGTCAGCCAGTGATATTAAGCGTTTAAGTAAACCTGACTACCCTATCGGCGAATACCAACTGACCTCAGAAATTGGCGGGATTGTGGTTAGCGATAACTTCAAGCAGGGTCAGCCAGTCAATGCCGGTAACCACTTGGTTGAAGTTCTGCAAGAAGAAACCTTGTGGGTGAATGCTCGGCTACCGGGCTCAGCTGACCTTAATGTGCAGTTTGGTGATCCTGTTACAGTGAGTGTCGACAATCAGCGCTTTGCGGCAAAAGTCATTCAGGAAGGCCACACAATAGACCATAAAACCCGCACCCGAACGGTACGACTTGCGGTAAATAACGAAAAGGACCAATTACACCCTGGTTTATTTGCGGATGTTTATTTCTCAGTCAAGTCGGATGGACCGGTGCTTGCAGTTAAGGACTCAGCCTTAATGCGGGCATCTGATGGTGACTGGCAGATATTCATTGAGCACGAACCCGGAAAGTTTGAACCGAAGAAAGTCGAATTGGTTGATGAAAAAGGTCCGTGGAAAGTCATTCGAGGCGTTAAGGAAGGCACAGAGTACGTCGATAACGGCGCGTTTTTCGTTCGCTCTCAAATCGCTAAAGGCGGTTTTGACCCACATAACCACTAA
- the lspA gene encoding signal peptidase II — MSCVDKGFSPYISLLISGLTVVFDQVIKWQTQQSIAYGDSISLTPFFNWVHTWNTGAAFGLLSNGGGWQRYFFIGVALLMSVALTRLIFNKVSKRDGISYGLILGGAVGNLIDRLFRGYVVDSLHLGWQTWQLPVFNIADIAITLGVILLLLSNLQVSMIPNLPGSK; from the coding sequence ATGTCCTGCGTTGATAAAGGATTTTCGCCCTATATTTCTCTGTTAATTTCTGGTTTAACTGTAGTCTTTGACCAAGTGATCAAGTGGCAGACGCAGCAATCAATAGCTTACGGTGATTCGATTTCATTGACCCCTTTTTTCAATTGGGTACACACTTGGAACACTGGTGCGGCATTTGGCCTGCTTTCAAATGGTGGAGGTTGGCAGCGCTATTTTTTTATTGGGGTTGCTCTGCTAATGTCTGTGGCTTTAACGAGGTTGATCTTTAATAAAGTAAGTAAACGGGATGGCATTAGTTACGGGCTGATTCTTGGGGGGGCGGTTGGGAACCTCATTGACCGACTGTTTCGTGGCTATGTTGTCGACTCCCTTCATCTAGGTTGGCAAACGTGGCAATTGCCAGTTTTTAATATTGCCGATATTGCAATTACCCTAGGAGTTATCCTATTACTGTTAAGCAACTTGCAGGTCTCAATGATACCGAATCTACCGGGTTCTAAGTAA
- the cadR gene encoding Cd(II)/Pb(II)-responsive transcriptional regulator produces MRIGQLADLLGIQTQTIRFYEKKGLLPLPARSYNGYRVYTEKHYKRLKFVCSCRAIGLSLSETRRLQDYQDNPHQPCSAVNTLIDEHIMHIRSQITSLQDLEKQLTSIRTSCTGQSKVIACTVLNKIDEIESVSCNRDV; encoded by the coding sequence ATGCGTATTGGTCAACTAGCAGACTTATTAGGAATTCAAACCCAGACAATAAGGTTCTATGAAAAAAAGGGTTTGTTACCTTTACCAGCTCGTAGTTATAACGGATATCGAGTATACACTGAAAAACATTACAAAAGACTTAAGTTTGTATGTAGCTGCAGAGCTATAGGCCTTTCATTATCTGAAACCCGCAGATTACAAGATTATCAAGACAATCCACATCAACCTTGCTCAGCCGTTAATACCCTGATTGATGAACACATAATGCACATACGCTCTCAAATTACTTCTTTGCAAGATCTTGAGAAGCAACTCACTTCAATTAGAACAAGTTGTACTGGCCAAAGCAAAGTTATTGCGTGTACAGTTCTTAATAAAATTGATGAAATAGAATCTGTTAGTTGTAACCGAGACGTCTAA
- a CDS encoding efflux RND transporter periplasmic adaptor subunit — protein sequence MKLNTLITIICIASFSLPVLAYEKKHEEHEAPHTNLSDAAIENAKLTLATASAQSIRVKQTIFGVIAPNNNNIVHIGAKYKGIVTSLKANIGDDIKAGQTLAVVENVTTGTAFEVISPISGEVTARFTNVGEVVEQKPLFEVLDPSSVWVELSAFPENIESLEEEQTTYVYDLHHHKTVEGTVSYISPQMTGGHIARALIELPNQSGHWRPGMHVKADVVTDSFNASLAINNDAVQRLEDNPVVFIKEGNRFEAREVELGRTDGEYTEVLSGIENGESYVVENSYLIKADILKQGAGQSH from the coding sequence ATGAAACTCAACACATTGATTACAATTATCTGCATTGCCAGTTTTTCACTGCCCGTATTGGCTTATGAGAAAAAACACGAAGAGCATGAAGCACCCCATACCAATTTAAGTGATGCAGCAATAGAAAACGCGAAATTAACGTTGGCAACAGCGAGCGCTCAAAGCATTCGAGTAAAGCAAACAATTTTCGGTGTAATAGCCCCCAATAATAACAATATTGTGCATATCGGAGCGAAGTACAAAGGTATTGTTACGTCACTAAAGGCCAATATCGGCGATGACATAAAAGCCGGGCAAACTCTGGCTGTTGTTGAGAATGTTACGACAGGCACGGCATTTGAAGTCATCAGCCCAATTAGCGGAGAGGTAACTGCACGTTTTACCAATGTTGGTGAAGTGGTTGAGCAAAAGCCATTATTTGAAGTCCTGGATCCATCATCGGTCTGGGTAGAGCTTTCAGCGTTCCCGGAGAACATTGAGTCGTTAGAAGAAGAGCAAACGACCTATGTGTACGACTTGCATCATCATAAAACCGTCGAAGGAACTGTGTCTTATATCTCGCCACAAATGACTGGCGGACATATTGCACGCGCACTTATCGAGTTGCCCAATCAGTCGGGGCATTGGCGACCGGGAATGCACGTAAAAGCGGATGTCGTTACAGACAGCTTTAACGCGAGCTTGGCGATAAACAATGATGCTGTTCAACGTTTAGAAGATAACCCCGTTGTTTTTATTAAAGAGGGTAATCGTTTCGAAGCCAGGGAAGTTGAGTTAGGCCGAACTGACGGTGAATACACCGAGGTGTTATCGGGTATTGAGAATGGCGAAAGTTATGTCGTTGAAAACAGCTACTTGATAAAGGCTGACATTCTAAAACAAGGCGCAGGCCAAAGCCATTAG
- a CDS encoding efflux RND transporter permease subunit, with protein sequence MIDALIRFAVDRRWLVLAATLLVAAAGVYSTLKLPIDAVPDITNVQVQINSEAPGYSPLETEQRISYPVETAMAGLPKLDYTRSISRYGLSQVTVVFEEGTDIYWARQQISERLQKVRGGVPDGIEPTMGPIASGLGEIVNYVVRAKEGATNADGEAYTPEQLRTIQDWIIKPQLVKVPGVTEINSVGGYEKQYQVAPIPGRMLAYKVTMQDLLAALDLNNRNAGAGYIEKNGEQWLVRSPGQLKTLDDIRDVVVTKRDDAPVRVSDVAEVKLGEQLRTGASTSGESEVVLGTAMMLIGENSRIVAQNVANKIEEVQRSLPDGVVIETVYNRTSLVDKTIATVEKNLFEGAVLVIVVLFILLGNVRAALITACVIPLSMLFAVSGMVANKVSGNLMSLGAIDFGIIVDGAVIVVENALRRLGIAQQRLGRVLTTKERLIEVTHSTREVFNPAVFGVLIIMLVYLPIFALSGVEGKMFHPMAFTVVAALLGALIFSVTFVPAAIAIFVRGNIKHGENRIMRAARKVYQPVLRQTLKLPVVIILLGFGLFAVSMFQASRMGTEFLPQLDEGDIAMQALRIPGTGLQQSIAMQKDVESVVSRFDEVKLVFSKIGTPDVATDPMPPSVADTIIILKEREDWLNPEKTKEQLVAEIRTAVQELPGNKYEFIQPIEMRFNELIAGVRADLGVRIYGDDLQTLKRLGDSAAAVIRTVNGAADVRVEQMTGLSTLSVIPKRDHLALLGLTVADVQRAVQAAVGGVQSGIIYEGDKRFKLMVRLDKEWRKSIEQLKSLPIDLPAGNPELRYVPLGEVAELSLESGPNQINRESSKRNVIVSANVEDRDLGSFVADVQDALTTEVDLPAGYWVNYDGTFEQLQSASQRLSLVVPLALLLIIGLLYSAFNSLSSALVIFTGVPLGLTGGIFALALRDMPLSISAAVGFIALSGVAVLNGVVMLTFIRQLLRDGLPLKDAVFEGAQQRLRPVLMTALVASLGFVPMALNTGVGAEVQRPLATVVIGGIVSSTLLTLVVLPALYYLVQRFNGTAKA encoded by the coding sequence ATGATAGATGCACTCATTCGCTTTGCGGTTGATCGTCGATGGCTGGTGCTTGCCGCAACCTTGTTAGTAGCAGCTGCGGGCGTTTATAGCACATTAAAGCTACCCATCGATGCTGTGCCGGATATTACCAATGTTCAGGTACAGATAAATTCAGAAGCGCCAGGCTATTCGCCATTAGAAACCGAACAACGTATTTCTTATCCGGTGGAAACCGCGATGGCAGGTTTACCAAAGCTGGACTACACCCGCTCGATCTCACGCTATGGGTTGTCGCAAGTTACCGTGGTGTTTGAAGAGGGCACCGATATTTACTGGGCTAGACAGCAAATCAGTGAGCGATTGCAAAAGGTAAGGGGAGGAGTACCCGACGGTATCGAGCCGACGATGGGGCCAATAGCCTCCGGCCTTGGTGAAATTGTTAATTATGTAGTACGCGCGAAAGAGGGGGCTACCAATGCCGATGGCGAGGCGTATACGCCCGAGCAGTTGCGTACCATCCAGGATTGGATCATTAAGCCGCAACTGGTCAAGGTGCCCGGTGTTACCGAGATTAATAGTGTGGGGGGTTATGAAAAGCAATACCAGGTGGCTCCCATCCCCGGTCGTATGCTGGCCTATAAAGTGACCATGCAGGACCTTTTGGCAGCATTGGATCTTAACAATAGAAACGCTGGTGCCGGTTATATCGAGAAAAATGGTGAGCAATGGTTGGTGCGTTCGCCTGGACAGCTTAAGACACTTGACGATATTCGTGATGTGGTCGTGACAAAACGTGATGATGCACCGGTGCGCGTGAGTGACGTGGCTGAGGTCAAACTGGGAGAACAATTACGCACTGGCGCTTCAACCTCGGGCGAGAGCGAGGTGGTATTGGGCACGGCCATGATGCTTATTGGCGAAAACAGTCGCATCGTTGCACAGAATGTCGCCAATAAAATTGAGGAGGTGCAACGAAGCTTGCCAGACGGGGTGGTGATTGAAACGGTGTATAACCGTACTTCTCTCGTTGATAAAACTATTGCAACGGTCGAGAAAAACCTGTTTGAAGGTGCGGTGCTGGTTATTGTGGTGCTTTTCATTCTGCTTGGAAATGTCCGTGCAGCACTGATTACGGCGTGCGTTATTCCCTTGAGTATGCTGTTTGCGGTAAGCGGCATGGTCGCCAACAAGGTGTCTGGTAATTTAATGAGCCTGGGCGCAATTGATTTTGGTATTATCGTCGATGGTGCGGTCATTGTGGTTGAAAACGCTTTGCGACGGCTTGGAATTGCACAGCAACGCTTAGGCCGGGTACTTACCACTAAAGAGCGCTTAATTGAAGTAACCCATAGTACTCGTGAGGTATTTAACCCTGCGGTATTTGGTGTGCTTATCATTATGCTGGTGTACTTGCCCATATTTGCGTTAAGTGGTGTTGAAGGCAAAATGTTTCATCCCATGGCGTTTACTGTCGTAGCCGCGCTTTTAGGGGCTCTGATTTTCAGCGTTACCTTTGTACCCGCTGCTATTGCAATATTTGTCCGTGGCAATATTAAGCACGGTGAAAACCGAATAATGCGAGCCGCCCGCAAAGTGTATCAGCCGGTTTTACGGCAAACACTGAAGCTTCCAGTTGTCATTATTTTGCTTGGCTTTGGGCTGTTTGCGGTATCAATGTTTCAGGCGAGTCGCATGGGAACTGAGTTTTTGCCACAGCTTGATGAAGGCGATATTGCCATGCAAGCCTTGCGCATTCCGGGGACTGGCTTGCAGCAATCTATAGCAATGCAAAAAGATGTCGAGTCTGTGGTGTCACGCTTTGACGAAGTTAAACTGGTATTCTCAAAAATTGGTACCCCGGATGTTGCGACCGACCCTATGCCACCGAGCGTCGCTGATACCATTATTATTTTAAAGGAGCGTGAGGACTGGCTAAACCCAGAAAAAACCAAAGAGCAACTGGTTGCTGAAATACGAACTGCTGTGCAAGAGCTTCCCGGTAATAAGTACGAGTTCATTCAACCGATTGAAATGCGGTTTAACGAACTTATTGCAGGCGTTCGAGCTGACTTGGGGGTTCGTATTTATGGCGATGACTTGCAAACGCTTAAACGGTTAGGCGACTCAGCCGCCGCAGTCATTCGCACCGTTAATGGCGCTGCTGATGTTCGGGTTGAACAAATGACGGGTTTATCGACACTCTCAGTGATACCTAAGCGTGATCATTTAGCGTTATTAGGCCTAACAGTCGCTGATGTACAGCGAGCAGTTCAAGCTGCGGTTGGTGGAGTTCAGTCAGGGATTATTTACGAGGGGGATAAACGCTTCAAGCTAATGGTACGTCTCGACAAAGAATGGCGTAAGAGCATTGAACAGCTTAAATCACTGCCTATTGATCTGCCTGCCGGCAACCCTGAGCTGCGCTATGTGCCGTTGGGAGAGGTCGCCGAATTGAGTTTGGAAAGTGGACCGAACCAAATTAACCGAGAAAGCAGCAAACGCAATGTTATTGTGAGTGCGAATGTTGAAGATCGTGATTTGGGCTCTTTTGTGGCAGATGTTCAGGATGCGCTAACGACTGAGGTTGATTTGCCAGCAGGTTATTGGGTTAACTACGACGGTACCTTTGAACAGCTGCAATCAGCTTCCCAACGGTTGAGTTTGGTTGTGCCATTAGCGCTGCTATTAATTATTGGCCTGCTATACAGTGCGTTTAATTCGCTGAGCAGTGCACTCGTCATATTCACAGGCGTTCCCTTAGGGCTGACCGGCGGGATATTCGCATTAGCGCTGCGTGATATGCCGCTATCAATTTCCGCTGCAGTCGGCTTCATTGCACTGTCGGGCGTGGCGGTTTTGAACGGCGTGGTCATGCTGACATTCATACGGCAACTGCTGCGCGACGGACTGCCATTGAAAGATGCGGTGTTTGAAGGCGCGCAACAGCGGTTAAGACCTGTACTGATGACTGCTCTCGTAGCTAGCCTGGGCTTTGTCCCTATGGCACTTAATACCGGTGTCGGCGCTGAGGTACAGCGACCACTGGCTACTGTGGTAATCGGCGGCATTGTCTCGTCGACATTATTGACTTTGGTGGTGCTGCCAGCGCTTTACTACTTAGTGCAGCGCTTCAATGGAACTGCAAAAGCCTAA
- a CDS encoding TolC family protein, which yields MGPFSTHSKRLFIAVSLAISSSYANAQQLPDQWQKTVQQHPSVEAAQQQAEALIQQGKQLNQPLYNPSLSSRLEREGDINNYTVGLSQTLDWSTRNEARASQSDAMTAMAVSIYRQSATSHAKTLLNAYVQWLDAKQRYALAEQQEKIVKQAISLVAERRKAGDLGAVDEQLTVLALSRQLQQTAAAYQQLQSAEAELNALLTTSDVGQLSINEELFNVEPALTTRWQQHPALKAAYLQWQLKRADVDWKRSLTTANPTIGVEAGESDNETVVGLSFSIPLQIRNNYSDAVRAANSEAVAEEKRLIALRQQWQAALKSSLNNYRFVKKQWQSWQKDFQSRQDESMQVIEQSWLAGDLSTTDYLTAVQQQLDSQFAGIALQTQYRLAAIEWLYRSGELSKALTLSPLSQPTNAEIGE from the coding sequence ATGGGTCCGTTTTCGACACATAGCAAACGCTTGTTTATTGCCGTTAGTCTGGCAATAAGTTCAAGCTACGCCAATGCACAACAGTTGCCCGATCAATGGCAAAAAACTGTGCAGCAACACCCCAGTGTTGAAGCCGCTCAACAGCAGGCTGAAGCGCTGATCCAACAGGGCAAACAATTAAATCAGCCTTTGTACAACCCTAGCTTATCGTCACGCTTAGAGCGTGAGGGTGACATCAATAATTACACTGTTGGCCTAAGCCAAACGCTGGACTGGAGCACTCGCAATGAAGCAAGAGCCAGTCAGAGTGACGCCATGACGGCTATGGCAGTGAGTATTTATCGCCAGTCGGCGACATCGCATGCTAAAACTCTGTTGAATGCCTATGTGCAATGGCTGGATGCAAAACAGCGTTACGCACTGGCCGAGCAACAAGAGAAAATCGTTAAACAGGCGATAAGCTTGGTTGCCGAACGACGTAAAGCCGGTGACTTAGGTGCCGTCGACGAACAACTGACGGTACTCGCACTAAGTCGGCAACTGCAACAAACGGCAGCGGCTTATCAACAACTGCAATCCGCTGAAGCAGAGTTAAACGCTCTGCTAACAACGTCTGATGTCGGTCAACTCTCCATTAATGAGGAGCTATTTAACGTTGAACCTGCGTTAACGACTCGTTGGCAACAACATCCAGCGTTAAAAGCCGCTTACCTGCAATGGCAATTAAAGCGCGCCGATGTCGACTGGAAACGCTCGTTAACCACCGCCAACCCAACCATAGGCGTCGAAGCGGGCGAGAGCGATAACGAAACAGTAGTTGGCTTATCATTCAGCATTCCACTACAGATTCGCAATAACTACAGCGATGCGGTACGCGCAGCCAATAGCGAAGCTGTTGCTGAAGAAAAACGTTTGATTGCACTAAGGCAACAATGGCAAGCAGCACTGAAATCATCTCTTAACAATTATCGTTTTGTGAAAAAACAGTGGCAAAGCTGGCAAAAAGACTTTCAATCTCGGCAGGATGAGTCGATGCAGGTGATTGAGCAGTCCTGGCTCGCCGGTGACCTATCCACCACAGACTACCTCACCGCTGTGCAACAGCAGCTCGATAGCCAATTTGCAGGGATAGCGCTGCAAACACAATATCGGTTGGCCGCCATTGAATGGTTGTACCGTTCGGGCGAACTCAGTAAAGCGCTGACGTTATCGCCGTTAAGCCAGCCAACAAACGCAGAGATTGGAGAGTAA